ACTTCATGCTCACCGCGGCGGAGATCGCGTACATCCTCGACGATTGCGGCGCGTCCGGCCTGATCGTCGAAGACGCGCTCGTGCCCACCGCCGACGAGGCGATCGCCGCATCGACCGCACCGGTGACCGTGCGTCGGTCGATCCCGCTCGGTCCCGACAGTTTCGGTTCCCGATGGCCGTCCGTCGACGACTGGGTACGCGAACCGGCCGGGCCGCTGCCCGCTGTCCGCGTCGCCGACGACGACGTCATCCGCATCATGTACACCTCCGGCACCGAATCCCGACCGAAGGGCGCGATGCACACGAGCCGGACGCTCATGTGGCAGTACATGAGTTGCGTTGTCGCGGGCGGGATGAGCGACGACGACATCGAGGTGCACTCGCTTCCGCTCTACCACTGCGCGCAACTGGAAAACTTCCTCATCACCGACATCATGCTGGGCGCGACCAGCATCATCCTCGATCGCCCGGACGCCGCAACGCTTCTCCGCACTGTGGCGCAGGAGGGTGCGACCAAACTCTTCTGCCCGCCGACGGTGTGGATCTCGTTGCTGAGTTCCCCCGACTTCGACCCGGATGCGCTGTCGTCGCTGCGGAAGGGCTACTACGGGGCCTCCGCGCTCCCCGTCGAGGTGCTGGGCGAACTGACCGCAGCCCTCCCCGGCCTTCGTCTCCGGAACTTTTATGGCCAGACCGAGATGGGCTCGCTCGCCACGGTTCTGGCGCCCGACGACCAGGCCACGCGCGGCGGGTCCGCCGGCCGCCCCGCACTGAACGTCGAGACCAGGATCGTCGACTCCGACGGCCGGACCGTCCCTGCGGGCACCGTCGGCGAGATCGTGCATCGCAGCCCGCAGGTGACCGTCGGCTACCTCAACCTGCCCGAGAAGACGGCCGAGTCGTTCCGCGGGGGCTGGTTCCACAGCGGCGATCTCGGCTACTTCGACGGCGACGGATACCTGTGGGTGGTCGATCGGCAGAAGGACATGATCAAGACCGGCGGCGAGAACGTGTCGAGCCGTGAGGTCGAGGAAGTGTTGTTCGAACACCCTGCCGTGCAGGAAGCGGCGGTCATCGGCGTTCCGCATCCCTACTGGGTGGAAGCCGTTGCGGCGGTGGTGGTACCGGCCCCCGGTTACACGATCGACACGGGGTCGATCACACAGCACTGTCGAGACCGGCTCGCGCCGTACAAGATCCCGAAGATCGTGATCGCGAGCGAGTCCCTGCCCACGAACCCCAGCGGCAAGATCCTCAAGCGCGACCTCCGTGACCACTACGCCGACATCGCCTCGGGTGAAGGCTGAACCCGCTGGTTCTCAACCGGTTCAGCTCGCCTCGAGCCGTTCGACGATCCCGCGATCTCCATCGACCCGCACGCGGTCTCCCGTCCGCAACACCTGGGTGCCCACCAGGGTGTTCACGACGCACGGCAGTCCGTACTCGCGGGCGACCACCGCACCGTGCGAGACCGAACTGCCGATGTCGGTGACCAGTGCACCGATGACGGTGAAGTACGGCGTCCAGCCGACGTCGGTGACAGGTGCCACGAGGATCTCACCGCGCTGGACATCACGCGCCTCCACGATCGACTTCGCCACGCGCACCACGCCTTCGACGGTTCCCCGGCCCGCCGGTCGACCCACGATCCGGCCATCGCCGACATTCCGCTCAGGAGCCACGACGCGCGGGGACGGGCGGCCGACCGACACATCGTCGAACTCGAGCCGATCCTGGTACGACAACGCTTCTCGACGCTTCCGCGCACTCTCGACGAGGTCGGTGACGTCGCCGGCGCCGACGATCCGTTGCAGCTCCGCACGGTCGAAGAAGAAGACGAGATCGGCGTCGGGAAGCCGCCCGGTCTCGACCAACACCTCGCCGAGGTGCCGGTAACCGCGCTTGAGCCGATGGGCCATCAGCGCCATCCGCGACTTCGTCTCCTCGCGTCCCCGCGCACCGCCCTGCGCCAACCGGGCCAGGACTCGGATCGCCCGAGCGGGGTGCGGGTCGGCGGGCGCACGGTCAGGTCGCGCGACGGTCCGGGTCCCGACCGACCGCAGCATCACCTGCATCATCGCCCCCAGACCACCGGGGTCATCGGCCCAGGACGGGTCGCGCATGCACAGTTCGCGGTACCCGCGATGTCCGTGGCGCTCGAGGAATCTCCGCAGGGCCGAGCCGGCACTTCCGTCGGACGACTGCAACGTCGTGACCGCATCGTCGGGCGGTGCATCGAGGAACGCGTCGGCGACCGCGGGGTCCGTGGCGATGGCCCGAACCACCGCGTCGAGTTCGGCGAGCATCATGGCGCTCTCGACTTCCGACGCGCCGGCCATGAGCCGGGCGGCCTCGGCCTTGCCGTCGTCCTCGGTGCGGCCGTCCTTCTCCGCGCGCCGGACCAGCACGCTCTCGAGCACATTCGCCGCGACGGCAGCGCGTGAGGACGACCGCACATGGATGAGGGTGACGTCGCAGTACTGGGCGACCCCGGCTTCCAGCTCCTGCCATACGATCCGGGGGTCGCGGCTCGTCGGCACCGCGAACCCGGCGATCTCACCGGGCAGTCGACGGATGGCGGGACCGACCGACAGCGCATGCGAGGTCAGCCGGACGGTGTTCCCGAGCTTGCGCCGGAACGGTTGTGGCGGCTTGGGTTCGAGCTCGTCGATGACCCGCCCGCAGATCGAGGTCGAGAACTGTTCCAGCGAGTTCCCGAGGATGCCGGAACTCAGTGCCGTGCCCTCGGTCAGGTTCAGGAACATGTGCCCGTAGAAGTAACCCACCTGCAGCCAGGGTTTCTCGTATCGCTCCTGTGCCCGGGCGACCACCTGCACCATCTGCATCGCGTAGTCGATCGCGAACCCGGAGACCGATGCGGTCAGCGGGCAGAACGCGCCCGGCATCATCTCGCCGATGTTGCATCGTGTGTACACATGGTCGGCGCCGGCCACCGGCGAGTCCATCTCGTTCAGGTCACCGGGCAGCGTGGTGATCGGCCGAGCCTGCAACCACCAGAGCTCGCCAGACCTGTCGATCGCCCATTCGAGATCCATCGGCCGGCCCCACTCCTGCTCGGCCCGGCGGGCGCCGGACTGGATCGCCGCGATCTCGACCGGCGACAGAACCGGCGCCGCAACAGTTTCGTTGACCACCGCGGTTCCGTCGGCATCGAGCACGACGTGATCGGGAGCAACCGTCCCGTCAACGAGCGATTCGCCGAGTCCGGAAACGACGTCGATCACCGTCAGGTCCCGCCGACCTGAGACCGGGTCCGCGGTGAACACCACGCCCGCGGCGCGCGCATCGACCATCCGCTGGACCACCACATTCATGGTGGCCGAGGCATTCCCGCTGTACGACGACGCGCGGCGCGAGTGCACGGAGTCGGCACAGGCGCGAACCGCGTCGACGAAGCGGTCGACGGTGTCGACCCCCAGCACGGTGTCGTACTGACCGGCGAAGGACTGGTCGTCCCCGTCCTCCCCCACGGCCGAGGACCGGACCGCGACCGGTGTCCATCCGGCGGCGGCCATCTCGTCGAATCGTGCTGTCGCAGCGTCGGACACCCCCGACACGCCGGCAATCACATACCCGGGCGGCACCGGGAGACCCAGGCGCCGCAGACGTGCGAGTCCGGCCGCCTTGCCGCCGTACCGGTCGTCGGCGATCTCCTCGAATTCGACTGTCTTCGCGCTCATCTCGCGTCACCGGCGAGGGAGTCGACGATCTCGGCCAGCGGTTCCACACCGATGGGTCCCGGTTGATAGAGGCAGATGCGGTCGGACACACCGTCGACGCGGTCGCGGATGTGTGCGGCGATCTCGGCCGGAGTGCCGCAGGCGGCGATGGTGTGGAGGATCTCGTCGTCGATGAGTCCGGCCATCTCCTGCCAGCGGCCCTGCTTGGACATCGCGTTGAGTTCCGGCTGCAGGTCTCCCCATCCGTGCGCATCGAGCACGGGCCGGTATGCGGGAGTGGAACCGTAGAACGCCAACAGCATTCGCGTCGAGGCATGGTCGTCCGTCACATTCGGCCCGCTCGCTCCGCTCCCGGCGCCGGACGCGTCCGAACCGACCGAGACGATGATCTCGGGCACCACCTCGAAGTCGTCCTCGCTCCGACCGGCTGCCGCGAGACCGTCGCGGACCGCGGGCAGCGTCGTGCCGTGCAGGAACCGCTTCGATCCGAACGGCATCACCAGCAGGCCGTCCGCGACCTCCGCGGTGGCACGGGTCAGGCGGGGCCCCAGCGCGCCCAGGTAGATCGGTGGCGGCCCGTACGGGTTGGGGCCGGGCACGAAGGTCGGCGTCATCAGGGTGTGCCGGTGGTACTGACCCCGGAAGTCCAGACGCTCACCGTCGTTCCACGTCGCGAAGATCGCGCGCAGGGCGCCGACCATCTCCTTCATCCGCTCCACGGGTCGGTCGAACTCGGCGCCGTACCGCTTCTCGATCTGCGCGCGCACCTGGGTACCGAGTCCGAGAATGAACCTGCCCTCACTGAGCAACTGCAGGTCGTTCGCCTGATGAGCCAGTTGAATCGGGTTGCGCGGGAGCGCAATCGCCACATTCGACATGATGTCGAGCCCGTCCACCGCCGTCGCCAGCGCGAGCGGCGTGAACACGTCGTGCGGACCTTCGAAGGTGAACACACCGGACGCGCCAGCCTCCTGCAGCGCCCGCGCGCGATCGACCGCTCCGACCGGATCGAACAACGCCGTCATGATCTTCATGTCGATGTCCTAGCCGATCACATCGGTCCAGTCGGAGAATCCCGACGGGTGATGAGGACCGATGACGCCGTGCTCGAACAGACCGGCACCATGCCGGACGGTGCCGTCCGGTTCGGTACAGACGGCCGACCCGACGTGGTCGATCAGACTGAAGGGCGCCCGCGCCATCACCTCCGGGTCGGTGAGGTCGAAGCTGACGCGTTCGGCGAACGGTCCGTCTTTCCATGTGCCGTGTCCCCACGACGAGTCGCCGCCGTACCCCGATCCGAACGCGATGGGAGCGAACAGTTTTGATTCCACATCGAGGACCACCCGGTCACCGGCCCGGGTCAGGAACTCGACGTGCGCGCCCCGGGGAATCCGTGTGCCCGACGTGTAGTCGATGGCGACGCGCACACCGTCGAGTTGCTCGACGCGACCGTCCCGCCAGCGCCGCGTGCAGTCGTAGAGACTGCGATGACCGTCGGGATCCTCCTGCAGGATCAGGAACAACTGGAAGTCGTCGAAGGCCAACGGCAGGTACAGCCACCACATACCGCGGAAGGCGGTGTCGGGCCGGCCCGCGGGTTCGGACTCACCGACGGGGCGGATGCCCCACGACCGGTCACGACTCGCCACGCTGGTGTCGTGCTCGACCGTCAACCGCTCCCCGTCGACATCGATCCATCCCTGCCAGCTGCCCACTTGCGCAAACCGGCACGCCTGCAGGGTGACCCGCCGTTCGGTGAGCATGTCGTGCGGCTTCTCCAGCGCCGCGGGGAAGAGACCGCGCCAGGTCAGGTCGGCGGAGATCCCCTCGGTCTCGGCCAGCGTCAGATGTAGTTCTTGCAACGGCTCCAGCACATCCAGGCGGTAGCCGTTGACGTTCTGCCGCAGGCGGTCGTCGTCGATGGCGTCGCTCAGGTGCACCGCGGTCTGGGTGTCGCCGCGCCGGACGACGAAGTAGGCGTCCTTGACCCCGAGCCGCGGGTAGTAGCCGATGCCGGTCAGCGCCATGAACCGGCCCTCGCGGTCGAGGACGTTGAAGTACGAACGGTCGTAGAAGTTCCGGTCGGAGGTCGCCGGCCAGGTGATCGGCGCCGGGGCCTGATGGATCGGATATTCGTCGAGTGGACTGAGTTCCACGGACCCTCCCATAAATACGATGCACACCGTATTGCAACTATGCTGGGACTCATGACAGCAGATGGCCGAAGGGAACACAAGAGGTCGAACCCTGCGTCGCCCGGACGGCCCCGCGACGGGCGGATCGATTCCGCGATCATCGCGGCCACCCGCGAACTCATCCTCGAGACGGGCTACCCGGCGCTGTCCCTCTCGGCGATCGCGGCCCGCGCGGGCACCACCACCGCGGCCATCTACCGGCGCTGGTCCGGCAAGGCCCAACTCGTCCACGAAGCGGTGCTGGCAGCCGAAACCCTGGAACCGCCAACGGGTTCAGGTGACGCCCGACAGGACATCCGGGCCCTTGTCGAGATCGTGCGTGCCATGTTCAACCGACCCGAGGTGCGCGTGGCGCTTCCGGGTCTCATCGCCGACACCGTGGCCTCACCCGAGCTGCACAGTCAGATGATCGCCCGGCTCGCCGGCGACCTCACCGCCTTCGAATCCCGGTTCGGTCAGGAACGCCGGGGCGACGACCGGTTGCCCATGCTCGCGGAGGTCGTCGCCGGTACCGCGATCTTCCGCATCCTCATCCGCAGCGACGCCGCACTCGACGACGCGTGGGTCGAGGAGATGGTCGAGCTGATCACCGAGCGGTGGCCGGCGGGCTGATCGGCGCGCGCCCCAGGTCGACGATGACCTGGAACACCCGCGTCGGGTCTTCGGCGATGCGGTTGAGGACGTACAACCACCATTCCGAGCCGAAGATGCAGTATTCGCGCGTGGCGATCCCCTTCGCCGCCAAGCGGTCGAGGAGGTCGGTGCCGAGACCCATCAGCATCTCGACCTCGAGAGTGTCGGCGGCGCCGACCGAGTCGAGGACGCGGGTCAGGAGCACCTCGTCGTGGGTCGCGAGTGTGAGGGTGCCGCCGCCGTCGACGATGCGCCGCGCGAGCCGTTCGAAGCGCTCCGCCAGTGCCGGGTCCTCTCGCGACAGCGCGGTCGAATCCGATTCGTAGAACGCACCTTTGACGAGACGGATGCGGCCACCGATCGCGAGGAGGCGTTCGACGTCGTCCGCCGAGCGGTGGAGCCGTGCCTGAAGTGTGATGCCCACGTTGTCGAATCGCTGTGACAGCCAGTCGTAGACCTCGAGAACCTGGTCGGCCCGGTCCGACCCCTCGGCCGAGATCATGAAGACCGAGTTCACCGCGGCACACGCCTGCGCCAGGCGGGAAGCGTTGTCGCGCACCAGTTCCTCCGAGACGAGGAGGCCGATGTGCGACAGATCGCCGGAGACCGTCGACGGCAGTCCGGTCCGGCCGATGTGTTCGGCGACAGACACGAACACGTCCGTGGCCGCCGTCGCTTCGGCGGCATCGCGAACGCTCTCCCCCGTGTACTCGATGCTCACCCGGTGCCCGCGTTCCACGGCGCGCGCTCCGGCGCGGATCGCGGACTCGACATCTTCTCCCGCGGTGTAGCGGTCGGCGACTCGCCGCGCACAGTCGGCGAGCGCGGGGTCGGCCATGACCCGGGACTTCAGCTCTTCGTCAAGCGCCCATCGCCGGAGAGTGTCGGCCGCAGTTGTCGTCTCCAAGTCATCCCACCTCTGATCACGCCTGTGCCGACCCGCACACACTACGCGTGTGGCCCTCGAAAGTCGTTGTACCGTAATCCCATGGACCGACACGCCGCGGATCTGACGGGCCTCACGACGACCCTGCACGACGACTTCACCGGCGACGGTTTCGACCCCCGGACGTGGATCGCCGCGTATCTGCCGCACTGGTCGACACCCGAGAACTCCGCCGCCCGGTGGAGCACATCGGAGGGACGCTCACGGCTGTGCATCGACGACGACCAGCCCGCCTGGCGGCCGTCCGAGTCGGGGATGCGGGTCTCGAGCCTGCAGACCGGGCATCACGCCGGCCCGATCGGCAGCCCGGTCGGTCAGCACGCCCACCGCGACGGACTGACCGTCACCACCGATCGCGCCTCGGAGATCCGCTTCGCCCAAACCCACGGCCGGTTCGAGGTGACCATGCGCGCGATTCGCGATCCGGCCTCGATGGTGGCGTTCTGGCTTCTCGGCACCGAGGAGCGCCCCGACGAGTCCGGCGAGATCTGCGTCGCCGAGATCTTCGGCCCGCGGCCCGGCGAGCCCTGGACGGTCGGGGTGGGCGTCCATCCGCACCGTGACCCTCGGATCGTCGACGACTTCTCGGTCATCGAGATCCCGCACGATCTCGCCGACCTGCACGAGTACGCCGTCGACTGGGAACCTCACCGACTCGTGTTCAGCGTCGACGGGCACACGGTCAAGACGGTCGACCAGTCCATCGACTACCCGATGCAGTTGATGCTGAGCGTCTTCGACTTCCCGGACCGCGCCGTCCCCGACTCGACGGTCGGGTACCCGCGGATCTTCGACGTGGCCGCGGTGTAGGTCAGCAGACTCGACGGCACCTGAGGCCTGCGGCCGGAGCCTCAGAGCGAGTTCTCGGCCGCGGCGAGGATCTGACGCCGCAGGGTCGACGAGGTGTTGGGCAGCCACATCGCACGGACGGGCGCGAACGGCGGATCGGTGAACTCGACGATCCGGATGCGGTTGACGTAGATCCAGCCGGGTTCATTGGTGACGAAGGCGCACGCCTTCGGGTGCGCGATCACCGCCGTGTGCGGGGGCGTACCCAGCAGGGTCGACAGGATGATCTTCGGTTCGAACCCGGCACGCCGACACATGCCGACGAGGATGTCGGTGTACTCGTACTCGTGCTCGGGACCCCAGACGACGATCTCGTAGCCGGCGAGGTCGGCCATGTCGACCCGGTCGTGCGCGGCCAGCGGGTGATCGGCACGCACCGCCAGACGCAGTTCGTGTTGTGTCGCGATGGTGGTGGCCATGTCCGGCGGGGCCGCCACGCCTCGTCCGAGAGCCATGTCGATGGCTCCCGACAGCAACTCGTCGCGAATGAGTTCGGCGAAGACCGGTCGTACCGTGATCGGCACCGACGAGTCGGCGAGCACCACCGGTTCGATGATCCGGAAGACCTCGGAGGAGGCGAGGTCCGGGGCGTGACCGATCACGAACGGCGCAGGCGAGCCGGCGTCCACCCGTCGTACCTGCGTCGCGAGCTGTTCGCCACCGGCCAGCAACGGCACTGCACCACGGTAGAGCGCCTCACCGGCAGGCGTCGGCGTGAGGCTTCGGCGCGACCGCGAGAAGAGCTCCACACCGAGGTGTCGCTCGAGTTCGCGGATCGCCGAGGAGAGCGCTTGCTGGCTGATGAACAGGTCATCCGCGGCGACACGAAGGCTGGGCGCCTCCATCACCACGACGAACATCCGCAGCCGTCGGAGGTCGATATCGCGTAGTCCGGGCTCCCCAGGACCATTCATCAACCATCTCCTGTCAGTTATCCCGATTGATGTGATTGTAGGTTGACCATCGAGCCAATATGCTGAATTCCGCGAGGCCAGGTTCGCGTCGGCCACATCGCATTCGGACTACCTGCTGGGGTCCCTCCCGCGGAGGGGACGGGAGGACCCCAGCAGGAGGCGGCTGATCGGGCCCGATCGGCACGACCGTCTCAGCGCGCATCAGATCGACGGCGATTCTGCCGATTCTTACATCTTTCGCTCCGTTGGGTCATATCGCGGATTTCGAGAAGAAACGATCTTTAATCGTCCTCTAAACTCCGTAACGTGTGTTCGACGATTCGTCGTCGCGACATGCATGCGCGTCACGCGCATCACGAGTGAAAGAGGACGCGGCCATCGAGCACCGAAATCGCGGAGACCACGAGGAACGGCCCGCCGCACGTTTCCGGGCTCTTCGCCACGGGCCGGCCACCGGTGAGATATCCGGACACCCCCACCTTTTCTACGACAACGCCGATCACGTCCTCAAACAGGTCCGGATGCGCGAATGGCATGTCCGCGTCACCATCGCCGTACTGGTCGCGGTCTGCGGAGCGCTCGGCACGATCGCGCTCTTCACGCCGAGTGGCACACAGGGATCCGTCCCGCGCTCGATCGCCCTCGGCATCGTAGTCGCCACCACGATCCCGATGGCTTACGTGGTCAGCCGGGTCCACCTCGGCGTGATCTGGTGGACCAAGCAGTCGTCGATAAGAGGATTCAACACCCTGTTCGTCCTGTGGGCCGACGCTGTGCTGACCGTCGCGATACTCGCCATCTTCGACATCATCCTGGCCCAGTTCTGCGCCGTGATCTTCGCCGTCATCGGGTCATATGTGGCGCATTTCGTCCGGTCCCCGGTCGCGTACGCCCACATGATCTACTCGAGCATCGCGGTCTGCGCGATGGGCCTCGTGTCCTGGGCAGATGGCACTCCGGTGTTGAACGTCCTGTTCACCACCCTCGCATTGTTGGTCGTCACCAATGGCACCACGGCCCTTCATCGCAGTTACACATCCGATTTCCAGCGATCACTGAAACATCAGCTCATCATGGCGAATACCGATTCGCTCACCGGATTGCTGAATCGTCGCGGCTTCATCTGCGCGACGACGACAATGCTCTGTCGCAGCCCCGC
The genomic region above belongs to Gordonia hongkongensis and contains:
- a CDS encoding fatty acyl-CoA synthetase; the encoded protein is MTFREFDDAVDRVAAALHAAGLRQGQTLGILSHNCWQFPVVIFAAARIGVISVPINFMLTAAEIAYILDDCGASGLIVEDALVPTADEAIAASTAPVTVRRSIPLGPDSFGSRWPSVDDWVREPAGPLPAVRVADDDVIRIMYTSGTESRPKGAMHTSRTLMWQYMSCVVAGGMSDDDIEVHSLPLYHCAQLENFLITDIMLGATSIILDRPDAATLLRTVAQEGATKLFCPPTVWISLLSSPDFDPDALSSLRKGYYGASALPVEVLGELTAALPGLRLRNFYGQTEMGSLATVLAPDDQATRGGSAGRPALNVETRIVDSDGRTVPAGTVGEIVHRSPQVTVGYLNLPEKTAESFRGGWFHSGDLGYFDGDGYLWVVDRQKDMIKTGGENVSSREVEEVLFEHPAVQEAAVIGVPHPYWVEAVAAVVVPAPGYTIDTGSITQHCRDRLAPYKIPKIVIASESLPTNPSGKILKRDLRDHYADIASGEG
- a CDS encoding PEP/pyruvate-binding domain-containing protein produces the protein MSAKTVEFEEIADDRYGGKAAGLARLRRLGLPVPPGYVIAGVSGVSDAATARFDEMAAAGWTPVAVRSSAVGEDGDDQSFAGQYDTVLGVDTVDRFVDAVRACADSVHSRRASSYSGNASATMNVVVQRMVDARAAGVVFTADPVSGRRDLTVIDVVSGLGESLVDGTVAPDHVVLDADGTAVVNETVAAPVLSPVEIAAIQSGARRAEQEWGRPMDLEWAIDRSGELWWLQARPITTLPGDLNEMDSPVAGADHVYTRCNIGEMMPGAFCPLTASVSGFAIDYAMQMVQVVARAQERYEKPWLQVGYFYGHMFLNLTEGTALSSGILGNSLEQFSTSICGRVIDELEPKPPQPFRRKLGNTVRLTSHALSVGPAIRRLPGEIAGFAVPTSRDPRIVWQELEAGVAQYCDVTLIHVRSSSRAAVAANVLESVLVRRAEKDGRTEDDGKAEAARLMAGASEVESAMMLAELDAVVRAIATDPAVADAFLDAPPDDAVTTLQSSDGSAGSALRRFLERHGHRGYRELCMRDPSWADDPGGLGAMMQVMLRSVGTRTVARPDRAPADPHPARAIRVLARLAQGGARGREETKSRMALMAHRLKRGYRHLGEVLVETGRLPDADLVFFFDRAELQRIVGAGDVTDLVESARKRREALSYQDRLEFDDVSVGRPSPRVVAPERNVGDGRIVGRPAGRGTVEGVVRVAKSIVEARDVQRGEILVAPVTDVGWTPYFTVIGALVTDIGSSVSHGAVVAREYGLPCVVNTLVGTQVLRTGDRVRVDGDRGIVERLEAS
- a CDS encoding TIGR03617 family F420-dependent LLM class oxidoreductase; translation: MKIMTALFDPVGAVDRARALQEAGASGVFTFEGPHDVFTPLALATAVDGLDIMSNVAIALPRNPIQLAHQANDLQLLSEGRFILGLGTQVRAQIEKRYGAEFDRPVERMKEMVGALRAIFATWNDGERLDFRGQYHRHTLMTPTFVPGPNPYGPPPIYLGALGPRLTRATAEVADGLLVMPFGSKRFLHGTTLPAVRDGLAAAGRSEDDFEVVPEIIVSVGSDASGAGSGASGPNVTDDHASTRMLLAFYGSTPAYRPVLDAHGWGDLQPELNAMSKQGRWQEMAGLIDDEILHTIAACGTPAEIAAHIRDRVDGVSDRICLYQPGPIGVEPLAEIVDSLAGDAR
- a CDS encoding TetR-like C-terminal domain-containing protein; translation: MTADGRREHKRSNPASPGRPRDGRIDSAIIAATRELILETGYPALSLSAIAARAGTTTAAIYRRWSGKAQLVHEAVLAAETLEPPTGSGDARQDIRALVEIVRAMFNRPEVRVALPGLIADTVASPELHSQMIARLAGDLTAFESRFGQERRGDDRLPMLAEVVAGTAIFRILIRSDAALDDAWVEEMVELITERWPAG
- a CDS encoding proline dehydrogenase family protein translates to METTTAADTLRRWALDEELKSRVMADPALADCARRVADRYTAGEDVESAIRAGARAVERGHRVSIEYTGESVRDAAEATAATDVFVSVAEHIGRTGLPSTVSGDLSHIGLLVSEELVRDNASRLAQACAAVNSVFMISAEGSDRADQVLEVYDWLSQRFDNVGITLQARLHRSADDVERLLAIGGRIRLVKGAFYESDSTALSREDPALAERFERLARRIVDGGGTLTLATHDEVLLTRVLDSVGAADTLEVEMLMGLGTDLLDRLAAKGIATREYCIFGSEWWLYVLNRIAEDPTRVFQVIVDLGRAPISPPATAR
- a CDS encoding glycoside hydrolase family 16 protein, encoding MDRHAADLTGLTTTLHDDFTGDGFDPRTWIAAYLPHWSTPENSAARWSTSEGRSRLCIDDDQPAWRPSESGMRVSSLQTGHHAGPIGSPVGQHAHRDGLTVTTDRASEIRFAQTHGRFEVTMRAIRDPASMVAFWLLGTEERPDESGEICVAEIFGPRPGEPWTVGVGVHPHRDPRIVDDFSVIEIPHDLADLHEYAVDWEPHRLVFSVDGHTVKTVDQSIDYPMQLMLSVFDFPDRAVPDSTVGYPRIFDVAAV
- a CDS encoding LysR family transcriptional regulator codes for the protein MNGPGEPGLRDIDLRRLRMFVVVMEAPSLRVAADDLFISQQALSSAIRELERHLGVELFSRSRRSLTPTPAGEALYRGAVPLLAGGEQLATQVRRVDAGSPAPFVIGHAPDLASSEVFRIIEPVVLADSSVPITVRPVFAELIRDELLSGAIDMALGRGVAAPPDMATTIATQHELRLAVRADHPLAAHDRVDMADLAGYEIVVWGPEHEYEYTDILVGMCRRAGFEPKIILSTLLGTPPHTAVIAHPKACAFVTNEPGWIYVNRIRIVEFTDPPFAPVRAMWLPNTSSTLRRQILAAAENSL
- a CDS encoding sensor domain-containing diguanylate cyclase, with translation MKEDAAIEHRNRGDHEERPAARFRALRHGPATGEISGHPHLFYDNADHVLKQVRMREWHVRVTIAVLVAVCGALGTIALFTPSGTQGSVPRSIALGIVVATTIPMAYVVSRVHLGVIWWTKQSSIRGFNTLFVLWADAVLTVAILAIFDIILAQFCAVIFAVIGSYVAHFVRSPVAYAHMIYSSIAVCAMGLVSWADGTPVLNVLFTTLALLVVTNGTTALHRSYTSDFQRSLKHQLIMANTDSLTGLLNRRGFICATTTMLCRSPAHPFALVTADVDRFKAINDEHGHATGDDVLERVAAILQGATDEQAIVARLGGDEFAIATLADETSVRALAERIRARRITIPGGATATMSLGIAVGVTPGGHMSADDADAFIRHEFDVADDALFDAKAAGRDAYVVAGRTAASRSTGGRPATTARPGSADRRGREPA